In the Tenrec ecaudatus isolate mTenEca1 chromosome 16, mTenEca1.hap1, whole genome shotgun sequence genome, one interval contains:
- the SEMA4G gene encoding semaphorin-4G: MWGRLWPLLLSCLIVTAVPGPSPQRPSRELDATPRMTIPYEELSGTRHFKGQAQNYSTLLLEEAAGRLLVGARGALFSLNAQDIGDGTHKEILWEASPEMQSRCHQKGKNNRTECFNHVRVLQRLNATHLYTCGTHAFQPLCAAIDAQAFTLPTTFEEGKEKCPYDPARGFTGLIIDGGLYTATRYEFRSIPDIRRSRHPHLLRTEEAPMHWLNDAEFVFSVLVRESEASAVGDDDKIYYFFTERATEEGTGSFTQSRSSHRVARVARVCKGDVGGKKILQKKWTSFLKARLICHIPQYETLRAVCSLDATAWTRTRFYAAFTLTTQWKTLEASAICRYDLTEAQTVFTGPYMEYQNGARRWGRYDGGVPEPRPGSCITNSLRSRGYNSSRDLPSLVLDFVKLHPLMARPLVPARGRPLLLKHSVRYTHLTGTPVTTPAGPTYDLLFLGTADGWIHKAVVLGSGMHIIEETQVLREAQPVENLVISPTQHSLYVGAAHGVLQLPLSTCSRYRSCYDCILARDPYCGWDPSTHGCVEATTVANRTALIQDIERGNRGCEGSRDTGQPPPLRTRSVLRGDDVLLPCDQPSNLARALWLLNGTRSLSDGQAGYRVGVDGLLVTDTQPEHSGTYGCYAEENGLRTLLASYSLMVRPATPAPAPQAPATPEAQLAPDVRLLYVLAIAALGGLCLILASSLLYVACLRGGRRRGRRRRKYSLGRGGRPGDSAVQLQTVSGQCPGEEDEGDDGEGAGELEGSCLQIIPGEGAPAPPPPPPPPPPAELTNGLVALPSRLRRMNGNSYVLLRQSDNGVPAGPCSFAEELSRILEKRKHTQLVEQLDESSV, from the exons ATGTGGGGAAGGCTCTGGCCCCTCCTCCTGAGCTGCCTCATAGTCACGGCCGTCCCTGGACCCTCACCACAGAGACCATCCAGAGAACTAGATGCTACCCCTCGGATGACCATCCCCTACGAAG AGCTGTCCGGGACCCGGCACTTCAAAGGCCAAGCCCAGAACTACTCAACGCTGCTGTTGGAGGAGGCCGCCGGGAGGCTGCTGGTGGGCGCCCGAGGCGCCCTGTTCTCTCTCAACGCTCAGGACATTGGAGATGGGACTCATAAAGAG ATCCTCTGGGAGGCCTCCCCAGAAATGCAAAGCAGATGCCATCAGAAAGGCAAGAACAACCGG ACGGAATGCTTCAACCACGTGCGGGTCCTGCAGCGCCTCAACGCCACCCACCTCTACACGTGCGGGACACACGCCTTCCAGCCGCTCTGCGCGGCCATC GATGCCCAGGCCTTCACCTTGCCGACCACCTTTGAGGAGGGCAAAGAGAAGTGTCCTTATGACCCTGCCCGTGGCTTCACTGGCCTCATCATTG ATGGGGGTCTCTACACAGCCACACGCTATGAATTCCGGAGCATTCCTGACATCCGCCGGAGCCGCCATCCCCACTTGCTGAGGACCGAAGAGGCCCCGATGCACTGGCTGAATG ATGCTGAGTTTGTGTTCTCTGTCCTGGTGCGGGAGAGCGAGGCCAGTGCGGTGGGGGACGATGACAAGATTTACTACTTCTTCACCGAGCGGGCCACCGAGGAGGGCACTGGCAGCTTCACCCAGAGCCGCAGCAGCCACCGGGTAGCCCGGGTGGCCCGTGTCTGCAAG GGAGACGTGGGCGGTAAGAAGATCCTGCAGAAGAAGTGGACGTCCTTTCTGAAGGCGCGACTGATCTGCCACATCCCGCAGTATGAGACTCTGCGCGCCGTCTGCAGCCTCGATGCCACTGCCTGGACCCGCACACGTTTCTACGCGGCCTTCACACTGACCACACAGTG GAAGACCCTGGAGGCCTCAGCCATCTGCCGCTATGACCTGACTGAGGCACAGACCGTCTTCACGGGCCCCTACATGGAGTACCAGAATGGTGCCCGGCGCTGGGGCCGCTATGATGGTGGCGTACCCGAGCCTCGGCCCGGCTCG TGCATCACAAACTCGCTGCGCAGCCGAGGCTACAACTCGTCCCGGGACCTGCCTTCCCTGGTCCTGGACTTTGTGAAGCTGCACCCTCTGATGGCCCGGCCTCTGGTGCCCGCACGAGGACGGCCCCTGCTGCTGAAACACAGTGTGCGCTACACACACCTCACAGGGACACCCGTCACCACGCCTGCCGGACCTACCTATGACCTGCTGTTTCTGGGCACAG CTGATGGCTGGATCCACAAGGCCGTGGTCCTGGGCTCTGGAATGCACATCATCGAAGAGACACAGGTGCTGAGGGAGGCCCAGCCGGTGGAGAATCTGGTCATCTCTCCAACACAG CACAGCCTGTACGTGGGGGCTGCTCATGGAGTCCTCCAGCTCCCATTGTCCACCTGCTCCCGCTACCGCTCCTGCTACGACTGCATCCTGGCACGAGACCCCTACTGTGGTTGGGACCCCAGCACCCATGGCTGTGTTGAAGCCACTACCGTAGCCAACAG GACGGCACTGATCCAGGACATAGAGAGAGGAAACCGAGGCTGTGAGGGGAGCAGGGACACAG GGCAACCACCACCACTGAGGACCCGCTCCGTGCTCCGGGGTGACGATGTCCTGCTGCCCTGTGACCAGCCGTCCAACCTGGCCCGGGCCTTGTGGCTGCTCAATGGGACCAGGAGCCTGAGCGACGGACAGGCTGGCTACCGCGTGGGCGTGGATGGGCTGCTGGTGACAGACACCCAACCCGAGCATAGTGGCACGTATGGCTGCTACGCTGAGGAGAATGGCCTCCGTACCCTGCTGGCGTCCTACAGCCTCATGGTCCGGCCGGccaccccggccccggccccccaGGCCCCAGCCACCCCTGAGGCCCAACTGGCCCCCGATGTGAGGCTGCTCTACGTGCTAGCCATTGCTGCGCTTGGTGGCCTCTGCCTCATCCTGGCCTCCTCCCTCCTCTATGTGGCCTGTCTGCGTGGAGGACGACGGCGAGGGCGGCGCCGACGGAAATACTCCTTGGGCAGGGGCGGCCGCCCAGGGGATTCTGCCGTGCAGCTGCAGACAGTCTCCGGCCAGTGtcctggggaggaagatgagggtgatgatggggagggggctggggagtTGGAGGGCAGCTGCCTCCAGATCATCCCTggggagggagccccagccccaccaCCACCGCCCCCACCGCCCCCGCCGGCTGAGCTGACCAACGGGCTGGTGGCCCTGCCCAGCCGGCTGCGCAGGATGAACGGCAACAGCTACGTGCTCCTGAGGCAGAGTGACAATGGCGTGCCAGCCGGACCCTGCTCTTTTGCTGAGGAACTCAGCCGCATCCTGGAGAAGAGGAAGCACACGCAGCTGGTGGAGCAGCTTGATGAGAGTTCCGTCTGA
- the MRPL43 gene encoding large ribosomal subunit protein mL43 produces MTARGTASRFLTSDLHNGLGRYVQQLQRLSFCLSRDGPSSRGAREFVEREVTDFARRNPGVVIYVNPRPCCVPTVVAEYLNGAVREERVHCKSAQEIAALVQKLANQSGLEVIRIRKPYHTDNPSVQGQWHPFTNKPTAPGRLRPREAAAAPASAQ; encoded by the exons ATGACGGCGCGCGGGACTGCCAGCCGCTTCCTCACGAGCGATCTCCACAACGGGCTGGGCCGTTACGTGCAGCAGCTGCAGCGTCTCAGCTTCTGTCTCAGCCGCGACGGGCCCTCGTCCCGCGGAGCCAG GGAGTTCGTGGAACGCGAGGTGACCGACTTCGCCCGGCGGAACCCAGGGGTCGTGATTTACGTGAACCCGCGGCCGTGCTGCGTGCCCACAGTGGTGGCGGAATACC TGAACGGGGCCGTGCGCGAGGAGCGCGTCCACTGCAAGTCCGCCCAGGAGATCGCCGCGCTGGTGCAGAAACTGGCCAACCAGTCGGGCCTCGAAGTGATCCGCATCCGCAAGCCCTACCACACGGACAACCCGAGTGTGCAGGGCCAGTGGCACCCCTTCACCAACAAACCGACGGCGCCCGGCCGGCTGCGCCCCCGCGAGGCCGCGGCAGCCCCGGCGTCAGCGCAGTGA